Part of the Lolium rigidum isolate FL_2022 chromosome 6, APGP_CSIRO_Lrig_0.1, whole genome shotgun sequence genome, aagaagtctcttgtgtccccaacacacctaataggtgtactagttcggcgaagagatagtgaaatacgaggtggtatgaataagtagtagcaacggcaccggaaaagtgctttgcccgggacgagtaaacaagcagtagtaacgcagcgagtagtaacgcaagtagtagtaacgcagataaaacaagtaaacaagcagacgatagcgatatttaagaacaaggcctagggattagactttcactagtggacactctcaacattgatcacataacggaatagataaatgcatactctacactcttgttggatgatgaacacattgcgtaggattacacgaatcctcaatgccggagttaacaagctccacaattcaatgttcatatttaaataaccttagagtgcatgaaagatcaattcgactaaaccaagtactaacatagcatgtacactcgtcaccttcatgctatgtaggaggaataatacacatcaatactatcatagcaatagttaacttcataatctacaagagatcataatcatagcataaaccaagtactaacacggatgcacacactcgtcaccattacaccgtgcagggaggaataaaactactttaataacattgctagagtagcacatagataaattgtgatacaaaatacattgcaatcataaagagatataaataagcacttcactatgccattcataacgagtgaataagtattctgtgaaatatagcctaagagacccacacggtgcacacactgtcacctttacacacgtgggacaaggagtctccggagatcacatgagtaaacctcacttgactagcataatgacatctagattacaagcatcataatatgaatctcaatcatgtaaggcagctcatgagattattgtattgaagtacataggagagagatgaaccacatagctacctgcgtgcaccccgagcctcgatggagaactactcctcctcatgggagcagcggcggtgatgaagatggcggtggagatggcagcggtgtcgatggagaagccttcgggggcacttccccgctccggcggggtgccggaacgagagactcctgtcccccggatcttggcttcgcgatggcggcgactgcggaaggttttccgtatcgtggtttttcgcatcgggggtttcgcgacggaggctttaagtaggcggaagggagagtcggagggctgacgaggggcccacaccatagggcggcgcgggccctcccttggccgcgccgccttgtggtgtcgccacctcgtggccccacttcgtatgctcttcggtcttctggaaggttcgtggcaaaataggcccctgggtcttgatatcgtccaattccgagaatatttcgttactaggatttacgaaaccaaaaacagcagaaaacgacaagcggcacttcggcatcttgttaataggttagttccagaaaatgcacgaatatgacataaagtgtgcataaaacatgtaggtatcatcaataatatggcatagaacataagaaattatcgatacgtcggagacgtatcatcgcacGTGCGCAAAAAATGGCCATGAAACTGACATGTGGAGCCCTGGTTAGTTGTACTGACAGGACTAGACCACTTCGTTGGCTGGGAGGCTGTCAGAACGGGCGGCCCCACGTAGGAAGGTCGTATCGCTACCTGACATACGGGGCCCAACAAGCTCTGACATGCGGGGTCACACCACATCTCCATGTGGGCCCGGCGGGAATGTCACCTGGGAGCCACGTAGGCCCGTCATATTATGTAGGCCTACCAAACTCTGACATGCGGGGCCAGACGTCCAAAATTGACGGCAGGCAGATACTTGTGATCGCACGTGcgcaatttttttttgacatgacAACTAACATGTGGAGCCCACGTTGGTGGTACTGACAGGTCTGGTCCACTTCACATGCCTGGAGGTTGTTGGAATGGGCGGCCCCACGCAGGAGGGTCGTGTCGGTACCTGACATGTGGGTCTGAGTGCTGCAGGTCGGGTACATGTGTGCGAacagtggttgtctccccttataaatatgggtcccagtgctATAGGCCTTGGACTGCTGTGCGGGCAGATAGAAAAGTACGTGCATAGTGTGTCCACAGGCCCGAAGCCCAGCTCTTGTGACGCCCCCTACCAACTTTGCAATTCGGGCCGCCCACCTCCCGCGACGGTCATTTCTGCACAATCGTTGACGTTTAGACCTTGGCCGTCACTATTTTTTTGGCCTGAGCGGCCCAAAACGCCACCTGTGACGCGAAAACGCGGTACCGTCACAAAAAAAGACATTCGCAGACAGATTTGCAAACCGTTAGGAACATACCATCATTGATGCCCCAATTGTTTGTAGTGAGATGCTGGTCCAAAGCCCGGTCGTGCCGCTACGAACATGGGGGAGATACAGAGGATCTCCTCATGACGAGAGCATCGCTAAGTTCCAACTGGAGCCAGAGCATGCCGATGACGAAGGAGGCTACAGTGCACAGAGCAACAGTGGTCAGCGCCACATAGAACATAGAAGGACATCACGAGCCCAGGGTCAAAGCTACGATCCAAGTTCAGCCCAACGTAGGCAAAGAATCCCACTACCAGCCCATGCTGGGGCTCCTTCTCTTGTAAGCTACCTCTCCACTATATAATGAGAGGTAGCACTCCCTTGCACATGATGCTTCATGACACTATCGATTCTAGGGTTTCTCCCTGTGTAGACttcatcttctacctctagcTCATAGCTTGAAGATCACCATTGTAGCTCGTATTGTGCTTATACATTTCAGACAagcaggagtaggggtgttacctcctcaCGAGGGCCCCTAACCTGGTTAAAACCTCGTGTCCTTGATCATGTGTGTTCTTCATCTCCCCCTCCTTCGGATCCCTCGGTGCACattggccccaagataagcctacctatggcatctgtttgttcaccacgatgacATGTGCGGCAGGATTGCCCTCTCccagagtaggagaggactttcgcctcacagccgcctcaataaatctcggggaaaatatggcttaggtttttgggctAGATGGAGACGTTTGTAAAAAGGGGGACCCCAGACGATTTTTGAGGCCCATTTGGGCATGGGTGGCACACCCAGCcaggtagggcgcgccacctatGCTCATTTGGCTCTTGTGGTCTCCCTCGCGTGCTTGTTTGACCCATTGTCTTTCTCCCGGTGAAAAACTGTAGGTATTTTCCTTCGATTTTTAGGTGTCCAGAAGCTCCCTGTACCAgcaaaatacgaaaaaggaggttttctgtCTCCcataaattaaataccaatgaaatgGACTTTGTAGAAAATAATGATGTATAATGGCAAATATCATTCAAAAGTAATCATATGAGTCACAATATTaatgatgtaaaatgcacgtatAACCGCCGCGTGGGTTACCTAGGCGACGTTGACATCTTCACCGGGAGCGCCACGCGTgcttcgacgaggaggagggcgccttagaggaggaggacgaactcCAACCGCCGAACCTCATGAAGGACAAGGCTATGGAGATGGCCACGGCAATAGCGAGCTCGACGACCTCGCTCGGTGGGATGGCCTCGCCGTCCAATTGCGGGCCTTCGTGTTTGCCCAAGGGAGGCCCCTGACCCCTCCGTCGCCTCCTCCCAACTAGCAccgcctctggccgcgccagcaccACCTTCGGCGCCTCAACAACCTCTGCATTGGTCGTGGGCTTGGGCGCCACTGGTCTATATCAGCCTCATCGACGACGACAGCAACTAGGCAGCCTTGGTAGGCGCCATTGTTAGCTATGCCTATTTTCTTGTAGTTTTTACTTATTTTTGGCACTATGTAAAGGGTTATATTATAAATgattttttttggcaaaaaacGCGTCAGGCCGCTAGGCTACCCGGGCCCAAACGGATGTATCAGCCAAATAAGCCAATTTCATGTTCGTGACCTGACCCAAACGGACGTAGGCAGACACTTTTGGTGACTAGAACGCACCGGGCAGCTGGAGATGTCCTATCGCCAACACCTAGCACTAGACCGAACCCTAGACTCTACGACTATACATGAAAGGGACCCACATCTTTCTCGTCACCGATCACCACCCGAGAGAAGAGGGGAGGTGCAGATCGGCCCTAGATCTAGAGGAACCAAGAAGATTAGGTACGGGGCCGAGCCATGGAAATGCTACttgttaaaaataaaaagtataggtTATCGAAAGGTGCTATTTCATTTTGGTGACACGTAatatggatcgaagggagtagCATGATTTGAAAAGAATGAAGAATATAAGTGAATTTAATCAAATTAATAATTCGGGACAAATTTATACTACTACGccttcaaatctccaaaacatatctgattagtcattttcaaatcttcaaaacatatcagaatttgttatttttgtccaggtcaaaataaaaataatttcggATTGGGATTTTCCATGATTGTGGGATGTATCAATGGTAATCTACAGaattattttcatgattttttataacttgtaaaaatatttttaactttttttaaccgagcgagagcactggagctcgtgAGCTAAAATCACTTTTCATGAATTTAATCAAATTAATAATTCGGGACAAATTTATACTACTACGTCTTCATTTTACCAGGAAGGAAGGAGGAGTAGTAGGTCAAAGCACGAGAGCAGCACGCGGTGCTTCTGGTGTGCACGGGCGACACACAGCGCGAAACCGTGAAATAGCAGGAAAACAAAATCTTGTCTTCACGCCGACGTCAGCCCTAGCGGTTTCTGCCCCCTCGCGTGCTCTACGCCACGAACCAACCCTTGCCAGCCGTCCGATCCCCCGCCACGTCATGGATCCGCGTGCCTGTTCTTGTACCCAACGGCCAGGATTTCTGCTGGCCCATCTGCCCAAACCTAGGGGCTCCCACGGCCCTCAGTTCTTCCCCGCCTGCTACAAATTCGCCCAAAATTTCCCCTAAATTTCCCACAACCACAACGCCATCTCAAACCACGGCAAGAATTCTTCTTGCGAGGATTCGTGTCTAGTAGAGGAGATGAAGCCAGCTGTGGAAGGGGACGAGCGGGCGGCGGAGATCGCCCGCATCaaggcagccgccgccgccgcagcagccaaGAAGGCTGCGGCGGAAGAGGTGGTGGAtgtggaggaggatgaagaggaggaggaggaggaggctgttgatgctgaggacgacgatgacgaggacgacggtgacgaggaggaggaggacgacgaagatgatgctgacgaggaggacgacggggagaAGGGGTCGGCGGGGCAGCAGGTGGTGGAcatctccgacgaggaggaggaagaggccggcgacgaagaggagggcggcgacgatgatgatgacgacgacgacgacgacgatgaagatgaggaggatgacgatgaagtcGAAGGGGAGGAGGACCCCGAGGTATAATTTCCTCTATTTTAGCCATGCTGTTCATACCGAATTTACTCTTTTTTGTTCAATTATCTCAGTTATTCTTCGTTTCCTTCCGTGTTATTAGATCTGTGATACTTTTTCTCTAACCATCTATCTGCCCTTATGCCGGAGAAAATCGAGATCTTGCTTTTTCTCGATATCGTAACAGAGACGCGATTCCTCGGCGCAGGACAATTTTTTCTAGTTTCGGGCGATTTGTCGAGGCTTCCCCATCCGAAAGCCCAAGCCAGATTCGGAAATTGTTACTATCGTTATTTCAGGCCATCTGACGTTTTAATGCTTTTCAGATCTGGAAAAAAGTGGGGAGAGATCCTTTTGCCTTTTGGTCGCTAGTCAGCTAGATCTGGAAATTCAGTTcttttttgcaaatttttcttctcGTGTATATATTTTTTATAGATCTGTTTGATTGTTCTCTGCTATACCGTTTACCCTTTCCTGTCCTTTCACTGGTGTGGTAAAGAGACTTTCAAGAGGCTTATCCACCTACCCTGGCGCTGTTGCTGTTGTGTGGTCTGTAGTTTAGCCCATCAGATCACAGCCACAACTGtttacttatttatttatttttaaacaAAAATAATTTAACTGTTTATGACCTACATGAAGCCACAGCCCCTAGAATACCCGTGCCATGTATTTCCAGTACTTCCCCTGTGGACCATTATGATCTGAGATCTTGTTTTTTAAGAAATCTAATTATTTCTCCATGGATCCATTAGATCTGCAAGGATTATGTGTAGATCTGGCGGATTGGAAAGTAGTTCTTGGCTTTATCGTAGTTTGCTTTTGGAGATGATGATTTTCAGAGGCTGTTTCTGAGGATGAGCCTAGAGCCTGTCCTACGCTGTAAAACAACTGATTTGCCTGTCTGATCCAAAGCAATAGCATAGCACTGttattttctctatttttttttggTGTGCGGATATGATGAACATCAGAGGCTGTTTCTGAGTATGAGCCAAAAGCTCGTCCCTTGCTGCAAAATAACTGATTTGCCTATCTGATCCGAACCACTAGTAAGACGCTTGGTTTTTTCTCTATTTTGTGTGGAGATGATGAACATCAGAGGCTGTTTCTGAGGATGAGCCCAAAGCTTGTCCTGTGCTGCAAAATAACTGATTTGCCTATCTGATCCAAAGCACTAGCCAAACATTTTGTTTTTCTCTTCCATTTTTTTTATTAACTATGTTAGGATATGATGAATATCAGAGGCTGTTTCTGAGGATGAGCCTAGGGCCCATCCTGTGCTGCAAAATAACTGATTGCCTATCTGATCCAAAGCACTAGTAAAtacttattttttatttttattttttttccttaAATAGATTTATTTAGGACAGGGCGATTATCAGATGATATTTCTGAGAAACAAGCCTAGAGCTTTTGCTGTGCTGCAAATTAATTGGTTGCTTGCtgtccttttttttttctagtGTATTTTCCTGTAAAATATTTAGGTTAATAACAAATTTGGGATGCGATGATTATCTGCTGATGGCTATTTGTTATGTGACGACATAGTTGTTTTCTCAATATGCCTGTttcaaggttttttttttctttagttGTAGGTTGAAGCTGGATATATCACATATATATGCAATGCTTACTTATCTTTCCTTGTACTACTTCTCAATTGGGAAATGACGATTAATTCATCTCAGATGTCCTTAATGGGCTTTTCAGAATGATGAAAAATTGCACGTCAGTCTGATCCCACACATGTTTCTAAACTCATTTTAAACACAAGCTTTTCCTCTCATCTCGTTGTACTACTTGTCAATTGGGAAATGACGATTAATTCATCTCAGATGTCCTTAATGGGCTTTTCAGAATGATGAAAAATTGCACGTCAGTCTGATCCCACATATGTTTCTAAACTCATTTTAAAAACAAGCTTTTGTTTTTGATTGGGAAGTGATGATTAATTCATGTCAGATGTCCttatggattaatgatgagaattGCACGTCAGTCTGATCCCAAAAATGTATTTAAACTTTCGTTTTCTGAACTATGTTTCTATCATCAAATATGAAACTAGCATCTTAAAATCTGTTGTCAACAGTTAGAATACCTGTGAGACTTAATACTGTTTGTTGTTTGTCAGGAGGAGCTGGGAACTGAGTATCTGGTGCAGCCACTTGGCCGTGCTGAAGATGAAGAGCATTCTAGTGATTTCGAGCCGGAAGAAAATGGTGATGGTGCGGATGATGATGAgattgatgaggatgatgatgctgAAGATGGTGATGATGCTGTTAAGGCGCAATCctcgtcgaagaggaagaggtcaggtggtgaggatgaggacgacgatgacgacgatgatggtgatgacgatgatgatgggaGGCCTCCCTCAAAGCGATAGTAAAAGTAACCTTGGCTAATCTTCTGCTAAGGGCAAGGAAAATAATCTGCTTGGAGAAGATTGTTGGTAAATGCTTGTAGCTCTAGGACATCTGTGGTAGGTGTAGCAGCTCAAACTTGAAGAGTCTACCCATGTTAGTTGTTAGTGCATACTGCTGATGTTGATTTAGCCTCCGGGAATCTCTGTGAGAATTAGATATGGGGCTTGTTATATGCTTGTGTAGCTTCTAATTCAGTTCTGTGAAATGTGGATGCTCTGTTCTCAATCCCGGTGTCATGATATTACTACTTTTCTTGTCTGATAATCGGCAGCCCGCTGGTAACTTGTTGATTATTTTAGTTCTTGTTGGTAACTTTTCCCTTTTGTGTGAATTTTTTTGCAACGAGTGAATTGAATTGGAACATCACGTGCTGAGGAATAAGGATGTTGCATTTGGTTTTGCAGTTGTGCACACGGGTCTGATATCAATCAATTGTGTCGTCCAAGGCCAACGAAAATGACATTCGGATATTTCTCTTCACGCGGTGAGATTCAAAACGAGTTGCATGTGTGCGCATTAAATGTGTTCACCATACAACGGTGCGGTCATCAAAGGCGCAAATCGTTCTTCCCCAGTTTATGCACTCCAATATTATGGACCAATACCGCCACCGGAAAGAGAAGTCTTGTCATAAGCCACCTACAAATCTCTTTTAGTGGGCTGTAAACTATCGCGGAGATAGCCAGCTGGATTTTGCCCAATTTTGTCTTCCTGATCCTGGCCCATCTTCTAGCTAAATGCTCATAGTATAGCTAGCTTAAACTAAGGAAAATGCTTTGATTCCTCCGGAGGCTGCGGGCGAGAGCAACCTCCGGATCAGCCACCGTTGGATCCATCTAATTAATCCTCCTAGGCCCGCCCTATGGGGCCCACCCGCGTTCTTATCCTGTGACCCAGAGCAATCGTCTTCCTCCTGGGGCGCGTCTCCAGTTCCCCGTGCAGCACCGCCCGCCTTCGCCATGGATCGCCGCCTCTCCGAGCCACACACCGTTTGGGGCGCCGCCGCGGACCCGCAGAGCGCCGCCGTGTGCCTCGGTGCCGCCACCGCCGACCTCCAACCCGTCGCGCTGTACCCGGGGGCATTGATGCCGACCTCCACCGCGTCGCTCTTTGACCCGAGGGGGTCGCCGTCGATCTCCACCGCGCCTCCTTGTGCCCCGAGGGGGCCGCCGCCATCCAGCACCCCATCGACGAGCCCCTCACACCAAATCGCCATGGGAGAGCCAGGGGACCTCGCCGGCCGGGCTCGACGgagcgcgcctccacctccatctccgtgACGGCCGCGCGTCTCCATCTCGCGCACCGCCATCTCTGCCCCCTGTGACGGCCGCACGCCTCCATCACGCACACTGCCGCCTCCGTGCCGCAAGACGGCCGCCCGCCTCCATCCCGcgcaccgccgcctccgcccgccACGACGGCTGCCCGCCTCCATCCCTGGGCGCTGCTCTTCAAGGTCGGGGGAGGTGCTGCAAATGTTCAACGGCGGTGCTGTAAATGTTCCGTGGCTCTGCTTCTTTACTACATTATTTGTGCTTcaatgtctccggcgaggtctccggcgaggtcgggGAGGTGCTGCAAATGTTCAACAGTGGTGTTGTAAATGTTTTGTGGCTCTGCTTCTTTACTGCATTATTTGTGCTTCAATGTCTCCGGCAAgggctccggcgagtctccggtgaGGTTGGGGAGGTGCTGCAAATGTTCAATGGCAGTGTTGTAAATGTTTCGTGGCTCTGCTTCTTTACTTCATTATTTTGTGCTTCAATGTcttcggcgaggtctccggcgaagtCTCCAGCGAGTTCCTcgtgtctttttctttttttaggcGAATCGTtttgtgcttcaatgaagcaaaagcgggatattttttgctgcgacgaaacATCGTCAGTATTTTGGCTGAAAGTGGACAGGAGGCTGGAATTTTTTAGGCGAATCGTTtttgtgcttcaatgaagcaaaagcgggatattttttgctgcgacgaagcatcGTCAGGATTTTGGCTGAAAGTGGACACGTGTCGATCAGGGAAGCAGGAGGCTGGAAGGAGTTTATCCTCCGGAGGATTCTCAGCAGTGTCCTTAAACTAATACTATGTCTTTTCTTTCTTCTGCCACTTGTTGCTCTCTTGTACCTTACAGATTAGACACACGCTACAGAAAAATACCAAGAGGTCACTGAGGTTCCCCCCACCCCCCACAAAAAATGGCGCCGtttagtatttaaattgtataaAGCGTAAGGAAACAACTAGAAAAAAAACTTCTGATTGTCGTAAAAAGTTCTGAAATTTTCTTAGCGGGTTTCTTGCAAAAAATGAACCTTGTAAGATGATACAAGAATTTCTCTGAAGCATAATTTTAAGAGTTGATACAAATTTAGGACCCAACAAATAGAACAATTTTCTTAAAAGAAAAGACAGTGACCCCCAAAATATACTATGAATTGCTGGTACTCTTTTTCAAGGTTTTCCTTGGCGGCGATGGCAAAACACAGAAGGCCACTAGTAAAAGTGGTAAAGAGGTGTGcactttttttttaaaatgtCAGAGCATGTGTATTCTTTTGCCCACCCTAGAATATATGATAGGTAGATATAGTATCTACGATCACTGCTGAGAGTCTATGGAAGAACTGAGGATGTGATATATGTGGCTTATGAGTCACAAGTCACAGATCATGACTGGTATGAAAGTGAAACTTCAAATAGGATCCATGTCATCTGAAAATGAATTATGCATTCTTAGTGGACTTTTTGATCCAaagtaaacaaaataaagagcTGACTGGTCAACATTTTACTCATtctaataaaaataacaaaagaaGTTCTAAACATGTGAGTCAAAGTCACATGAGTGATTTCCCCACGTGCAAGCAGTGGCCTCTGTGTTCACAACAATTCAGTGAAGGCACCTTGCTATATGTATATGTTGAAACGATGCAATACCTCGCTCCCACACTGAGCTGCTAGGTGTTAGGGAACACGGAGTTCTGCACTCTCTTGCACAGATACCATGGCCTCTTCTTCAACAAGGCTCCAATCCATACACCACCATCAACTCTTCATTTTCTTGGCTTCCCTTTCATTGCTACAGATAGTCGCAACACAGGATGAGCAGCTAGCTGATAGGGTGTCCTTCCTCCCTGGCCAGCCAAAGAACCCACAGGTCTCTCATTTCTCCGGGTACATCACTGTGGACTCGCAGAGTGGCCGGGCACTCTTCTACTGGTTCTTTGAAGCGCAGAAACAACCCTCTCAGAAGCCTCTCCTGCTATGGCTCAATGGAGGTTGTTAACTTGCCCATTGCACAGTAGAAACTTGTTTTCATTGATGATCTTACCAGACGCAATAATGATGATGGGAAGTAGGAGATGATATAGTTCTTCTTCCAAGTTCTTTTTTTGTGCTTTGCTATCTTTAGTGTTGGATTTCACTATCTATCATGGTCATGATCCATGATCAAAGATGAACTAGATATAGGACTTGATCTTATTATCTTGTTTAGTTATCGCAACATATGGATTACAAGTTCTTTGTTCTCCTTATTTCATTTTTCATTTGTGTAATCAATATCTCAGTGCAACCCATGAATTTTCCTTCTGCAGGTCCTGGTTGCTCGTCTGTGGGATACGGAGCAGCTTCTGAGCTGGGGCCTCTCCTGATCAATGGAAATGGAACAGGTTTGGAGTTCAACAAGTTTGCATGGAATAAAGGTATGTCAGTTTCATTCTTTATCTACTAATAACTGTATTATTTGCACGTCTAAGTGACATCAGTAATGCTTAGAGATAGTAGATGTGGAGTTGTGGACTGATGAAATGTAAGCCACAATGTGAAGTCTTCGTGTTCCTTTGATCTTTGTACTTCACCAGAGACCAATTTGCCACTCTTAAATGCATTTACAACCCATGCATTCTTATTATTTTGTTGTCTTtgaaattttcttttattttgatcCGAGGTCTTTGCAATATATGTTGATGTTTCTTTTACATGTTAATTAAGACAATACTTCATTGTAGTTTCAGAAACTGATTGCTACTCATTTTGTTTCGTTGGTTTGGTTAGAGGCCAATTTGCTGTTCCTGGAGTCTCCTGTTGGAGTTGGTTTCTCTTACACAAATACATCCTCTGATCTGGACAAATTGGACGATCATGTCGTTGGTATTGACTTCTTCTTAATCTTTACTGGCTAGGAAGTAAGGAGCTTTTCTGTGTATGTTAACCACCTTTTCGACTGATGCAGCTGAGGATAGCTACACCTTCTTGGTGAATTGGTTCAAGAGGTTTCCTCAGTACAAGAACCATGAATTGTACATCTCAGGAGAGAGCTATGCAGGTAAGGAAGATGCAGACAGCTCCCTCCTTTCTCCCGACACAAAACTTGCAAACCTGAATAAGTCGAAAAGGAAGGGATCGAAAGAGATACTGCTTTTGCCTTTTGTTGATGACTAGTGTAACTTTAAGCATGCAAACAGGAACAGAATCCTCCATCTTCTCATTCCCCACTATTCTCTAGTCAAAAGGGTTTAGCCTACAATACATGTAGATCCTATTCCCTACAGTCGTTACTCTTCAGTCCACTCTAATATATGGATCCCCACTGCTGCCTTTGTTAGGCCGTCAAACAAGTTGATGGGTTTATTCTGGTAGAAAGTACATATAACTTGAAATTGGAATACTTCCTTTTGTTTTCTTCTATCACCAAGGGTCAAAGAGTAGAGGAGTGGCTGGTCCAATAAGAAAACTAGGGTGAAAAACATAGAGTTTTTAAAGCATGGTGGTTACCTAATGGCCACACAACACGCATGTAGGTCGGTGAGGCAATCCACAACATCCAATGTGTTTCGCACATGTAAAACACAATCTTGTAGAAATAAGACACTGACAAGTTTTGAACCACAGGCCATTATGTTCCTCAGCTCACGGAAGTGGTTTATGAGCGCaacaaacaactcgaaacaaatcaACGTATCAATTTGAAAGGATTTATTGTAAGCATGTTTTGAAACCCATCACCTTTTCTTTCTTGTAAAATTTGCAGCTTTTTCTGTCAACAGCGACAGCTGAAGCATATTTTGCATAAAATGAACTGTAATAATTTGATCACAATATGCGCTGATGCACATAACATTTGCAGGTTGGCAACGCAGAGACTAACGATTACTATGACTACAAGGGACAAGTTGAATTCGCTTGGAGCCACTCGGTGATTTCAGATCAACTTTACGAGCATGTTAATAGTGTTTGTGACTTCAGGCTTTCATCC contains:
- the LOC124663685 gene encoding serine carboxypeptidase-like 26 gives rise to the protein MASSSTRLQSIHHHQLFIFLASLSLLQIVATQDEQLADRVSFLPGQPKNPQVSHFSGYITVDSQSGRALFYWFFEAQKQPSQKPLLLWLNGGPGCSSVGYGAASELGPLLINGNGTGLEFNKFAWNKEANLLFLESPVGVGFSYTNTSSDLDKLDDHVVAEDSYTFLVNWFKRFPQYKNHELYISGESYAGHYVPQLTEVVYERNKQLETNQRINLKGFIVGNAETNDYYDYKGQVEFAWSHSVISDQLYEHVNSVCDFRLSSWTKGCRHVMATVYAQYDKIDIYNVYAPKCNTQESGLFSTSDSMPEMNTKKRLTRARMYSGYDPCYSTYIEDYMNRMDVQKSLHANISGWIKDRRWSLCSYSIFDNYKDVVFSVLPIYSKLVKAGLRIWVYSGDVDGRVPFIGSRYCVEALGLPVKSQWQPWYLNNQVAGRFVEYEGLTMATVRGAGHAVPQDKPAESLVVISSFLSHRQLPTRKN
- the LOC124661066 gene encoding nucleolin-like, with protein sequence MKPAVEGDERAAEIARIKAAAAAAAAKKAAAEEVVDVEEDEEEEEEEAVDAEDDDDEDDGDEEEEDDEDDADEEDDGEKGSAGQQVVDISDEEEEEAGDEEEGGDDDDDDDDDDDEDEEDDDEVEGEEDPEEELGTEYLVQPLGRAEDEEHSSDFEPEENGDGADDDEIDEDDDAEDGDDAVKAQSSSKRKRSGGEDEDDDDDDDGDDDDDGRPPSKR